One Pecten maximus chromosome 16, xPecMax1.1, whole genome shotgun sequence DNA window includes the following coding sequences:
- the LOC117314680 gene encoding uncharacterized protein LOC117314680: MGKPCDLCRKDIIDNKSYRKTGPFLDTLKSIGVTIGVYGVLCNICVYKLNKINKYEFDIASKLSRMKTEREKLCTELRSLAGTFSTPLNSNPFTPCMPERTLAGLESVVKCEPQERPPPAGLILFTNFISTSLDKSTQTKKDEEDFEVKVIVKYNGIERSRVVKNSVWKSVCKQIVNNGKPNMKTIAKDVRCKREMINVVKSKIKTEVMNLVKKNNSVFRGENKDILNFNWSQRVADLQHVAPCLFDILTSVSVKTQHMYTAASILMYSRCQRLNLLQYILALVLDRCGLTKEGLQLMHHLGLSMSHGSILRKKTDLVDYQKEIIIKSVTSFDREKSLPPSYQQNIIIEDEETDLAVQQDAMIEDEETDSVVYQGTLIKDEEADLAVQQDAMIEDEETDSVVHQDTLIEDEETDSVVQQEEPVSSDSNDSYMRPIGATVYIEKCE; this comes from the exons ATGGGGAAACCGTGTGATTTGTGTAGAAAAGACATTATCGACAATAAATCCTACAGAAAGACTGGTCCTTTTCTCGACACTTTGAAATCCATTGGTGTTACTATAGGTGTGTATGGTGTGCTGTgtaatatatgtgtgtataaacttaataaaattaacaaatatgaATTTGATATTGCATCGAAACTGTCTCGTATGAAAACTGAGAGGGAAAAACTTTGTACAGAGTTGAGAAGTTTAGCAGGAACGTTCAGCACACCATTGaattcaaatccattcacacCCTGTATGCCTGAAAGGACCCTAGCAGGTCTGGAAAGTGTTGTTAAATGTGAACCACAAGAGAGACCTCCGCCTGCAGGTCTGATACTATTTACAAACTTCATCTCAACATCACTGGACAAGTCGACACAAACAAAGAAAGACGAAGAAGATTTTGAAGTAAAG gtTATTGTAAAGTATAATGGTATTGAGAGATCGCGTGTGGTAAAGAACAGTGTGTGGAAATCTGTGTGTAAACAAATCGTAAACAACGGAAAACCAAATATGAAGACAATTGCCAAAGATGTAAGGTGTAAAAGAGAAATGATCAATGTTGTAAAATCCAAAATAAAAACTGAAGTCATGAATCTTGTAAAGAAAAATAACTCTGTATTCAGAGgtgaaaataaagatattttgaaCTTCAACTGGAGCCAGAGAGTGGCGGATTTACAACATGTTGCACCctgtttatttgacattttgacatcAGTTTCTGTCAAAACTCAACATATGTATACAGCTGCCTCGATTCTAATGTATAGCAGATGTCAGAGACTTAACTTGCTGCAGTACATTCTCGCACTCGTTCTCGATAGATGTGGACTAACTAAAGAG GGATTACAGTTGATGCACCACCTGGGACTGTCGATGTCGCACGGCAGCATTTTGAGGAAGAAGACAGATCTTGTTGATTATCAGAaggaaataataattaaatctGTGACTTCCTTTGATAGAGAAAA GAGCTTACCACCATCTTATCAACAGAACATAATAATTGAGGATGAGGAAACTGACTTAGCTGTCCAACAGGACGCAATGATTGAGGATGAAGAGACAGACTCAGTTGTCTATCAGGGCACGTTGATTAAGGATGAAGAGGCTGACTTAGCTGTCCAACAGGACGCAATGATTGAGGATGAAGAGACAGACTCAGTTGTCCATCAGGACACGTTGATTGAGGATGAAGAGACAGACTCAGTTGTCCAACAGGAAGAGCCAGTATCGTCTGATTCAAATGACTCATACATGAGACCTATTGGTGCTACAGTTTACATTGAAAAGTGTGAATGA